From the genome of Bordetella sp. H567, one region includes:
- the obgE gene encoding GTPase ObgE produces the protein MKFVDEATIEVIAGKGGNGVASFRREKFIPKGGPDGGDGGRGGSIIAVADRNINTLIDFRYARLHRARNGENGRGSDQYGAAAADIVLRVPVGTIVHDADTGEQLFDLSRHGQEVVLAAGGQGGMGNLHFKSSTNRAPRQWTPGKEGEQRRLRLELKVLADVGLLGLPNAGKSTLISKISNAKPKIADYPFTTLHPNLGVVRTSAARSFVVADIPGLIEGASEGAGLGHLFLRHLARTRVLLHLVDVSSPDPEADPIPQAVADARAIVEELRRYDQDLAAKPRWLVLNKLDMVPAEDAQALKARFCEQFDWSGPVHTVSGLTGEGTQDLIWALQDYLDEERRKEQIAQDQADGSYVAEDPRFDDTRSAADPRPDDTRPAADPRSGDE, from the coding sequence ATGAAATTCGTCGACGAAGCCACCATTGAAGTCATTGCCGGCAAGGGCGGCAACGGCGTGGCGAGCTTTCGCCGCGAAAAATTCATTCCCAAGGGCGGGCCGGACGGCGGCGATGGCGGCCGCGGCGGCAGCATCATCGCGGTCGCCGACCGCAATATCAATACGCTGATCGATTTCCGCTACGCGCGCCTGCATCGGGCCCGCAACGGTGAAAACGGCCGAGGCTCGGACCAGTACGGCGCCGCCGCGGCCGATATCGTGCTGCGCGTGCCCGTGGGCACCATCGTGCATGACGCCGATACCGGTGAACAGCTGTTCGACCTGAGCCGGCACGGCCAGGAAGTGGTGCTGGCCGCGGGCGGCCAGGGTGGCATGGGCAATCTGCATTTCAAATCCAGCACCAACCGCGCGCCGCGCCAATGGACGCCGGGCAAGGAAGGCGAGCAGCGGCGTCTGCGCCTGGAATTGAAGGTGCTGGCCGATGTCGGCCTGCTTGGCCTGCCGAACGCAGGCAAGTCCACGCTGATCAGCAAGATTTCGAACGCCAAGCCCAAGATCGCCGACTATCCCTTCACGACTTTGCATCCCAACCTGGGCGTGGTGCGCACATCTGCGGCACGCAGCTTTGTCGTGGCCGATATCCCCGGCCTGATCGAAGGCGCGTCGGAAGGCGCCGGCCTGGGGCACCTGTTCCTGCGCCATCTGGCGCGCACGCGCGTGCTGCTGCACCTGGTGGACGTTTCGTCGCCCGATCCCGAGGCCGACCCCATCCCGCAGGCGGTGGCCGATGCGCGCGCCATTGTCGAGGAACTGCGCCGCTATGACCAAGACCTGGCGGCCAAGCCGCGCTGGCTGGTATTGAACAAGCTGGACATGGTGCCCGCCGAGGACGCCCAGGCACTCAAGGCCCGCTTCTGCGAGCAATTCGACTGGTCCGGCCCCGTTCACACGGTATCCGGGCTGACGGGCGAGGGCACGCAAGACCTGATCTGGGCGTTACAGGATTACCTGGACGAGGAGCGGCGCAAGGAGCAGATCGCACAGGACCAGGCGGACGGCAGCTATGTTGCCGAGGATCCGCGTTTCGACGACACGCGCTCGGCGGCCGATCCGCGCCCGGACGACACGCGGCCGGCCGCGGATCCGCGCAGCGGCGACGAATAA
- the rpmA gene encoding 50S ribosomal protein L27, with amino-acid sequence MAQKKGGGSTRNGRDSESKRLGVKAYGGQQIPAGSIIVRQRGTRVHAGVNVGMGKDHTLYALVDGKVQFGTKGALSKKTVSIIAAE; translated from the coding sequence ATGGCACAGAAAAAGGGCGGCGGCTCTACGCGGAACGGTCGCGATTCAGAATCGAAGCGACTGGGCGTCAAGGCCTACGGCGGTCAACAGATCCCGGCCGGCTCGATCATCGTGCGTCAGCGCGGTACCCGTGTCCACGCCGGCGTGAACGTCGGCATGGGCAAGGACCACACGCTGTACGCGCTGGTCGACGGCAAGGTGCAGTTCGGCACCAAGGGCGCGCTGAGCAAAAAGACGGTATCGATCATCGCCGCCGAATAA
- the rplU gene encoding 50S ribosomal protein L21 yields the protein MYAVIKTGGKQYRVAAGEKLKVEQIPADIGQEITLDQVLSVGEGDQLKVGTPIVAGAVVKATVLAHGRHDKVTIFKMRRRKHYQKHQGHRQNYTEIRIEAITA from the coding sequence ATGTACGCGGTCATAAAAACCGGCGGCAAGCAGTATCGTGTCGCAGCCGGCGAAAAACTCAAGGTAGAACAGATACCTGCTGACATTGGGCAAGAAATCACCCTGGACCAGGTTCTGTCCGTGGGCGAAGGCGACCAGCTGAAAGTTGGCACGCCGATCGTCGCGGGCGCCGTGGTCAAGGCGACCGTTCTTGCGCATGGCAGGCATGACAAGGTCACGATCTTCAAGATGCGCCGTCGCAAGCACTATCAGAAGCATCAGGGCCACCGTCAAAACTACACCGAAATCCGCATCGAGGCCATCACGGCCTGA
- a CDS encoding polyprenyl synthetase family protein, with translation MNLPELIAPVADDMKAVDAVIRARLNSDVVLIRTIGDYIVGAGGKRMRPALLLMVARALGYTGIHHHTLAAVVEFIHTATLLHDDVVDESDLRRGRQTANAVFGNAASVLVGDYLYSRSFEMMVDVDSMRVMAILSQATTVIAEGEVLQLLNVHDPDVSQDRYLQVVRYKTAKLFEAAAQVGAVLANATPEQEQAAAAYGRHIGTAFQLVDDVLDYSGDAGALGKNVGDDLREGKPTLPLIRLMEVGTPAQRELVRTAIETGHADFEAVAAAIQATDALSHAMEAARAEAELARQALAGYPISVYQQSLLEFCAFAVNRDR, from the coding sequence TTGAATCTCCCCGAGCTTATTGCCCCTGTTGCCGACGACATGAAGGCGGTCGACGCCGTCATCCGGGCCCGGCTGAATTCCGACGTTGTGCTCATCCGTACCATCGGGGACTACATCGTGGGTGCCGGCGGCAAGCGCATGCGCCCCGCCTTGCTGCTGATGGTGGCGCGTGCCCTGGGGTATACCGGCATCCATCACCATACGCTGGCGGCGGTCGTGGAATTCATCCACACCGCGACCCTGCTGCATGACGATGTGGTGGACGAGTCCGATCTGCGGCGCGGGCGCCAGACGGCCAACGCGGTTTTCGGCAACGCCGCCAGCGTGCTGGTGGGCGACTACCTGTATTCGCGCTCGTTCGAGATGATGGTCGATGTGGACTCGATGCGCGTCATGGCCATCCTGTCGCAGGCCACCACGGTCATCGCCGAAGGCGAAGTGCTGCAATTGCTGAACGTGCACGACCCGGACGTTTCGCAGGACCGCTACCTGCAAGTGGTTCGCTACAAGACGGCCAAGCTGTTCGAAGCCGCGGCCCAGGTAGGCGCGGTGCTGGCAAACGCCACGCCGGAACAGGAACAGGCCGCCGCCGCGTACGGACGCCATATCGGCACGGCGTTCCAGCTGGTCGACGACGTCCTGGACTACAGCGGCGATGCCGGCGCGCTCGGCAAGAACGTGGGCGACGACCTGCGCGAAGGCAAGCCGACATTGCCCCTGATACGCCTGATGGAAGTCGGTACGCCCGCGCAACGCGAACTGGTGCGTACCGCCATCGAAACCGGACACGCCGACTTCGAGGCCGTCGCTGCCGCCATACAAGCCACGGACGCCTTGAGCCACGCCATGGAAGCCGCACGCGCGGAAGCCGAACTGGCGCGCCAAGCACTGGCCGGCTATCCGATTTCCGTTTATCAGCAATCCCTGCTAGAATTCTGCGCTTTCGCGGTAAACCGCGATCGATAG
- the yddG gene encoding aromatic amino acid DMT transporter YddG gives MTRNRATLIGLTAVVLWSTIVALIRGVAEAMGPAGGAAMIYTVGFILLCTTMGFPRPRAFPRAYLYVGGVLFVAYELCLALSLGYATSSRQAIEVSLVNYLWPSLTILFAVVFNKHKASALIIPGVLLAFIGVWWAQGGAQGLGLAGTLANVRGNPLSYGLAFAGALIWAAYCTATARMANGKNGATLFFGLTALAFWIKYLGGADTAMHLDVSVAVQIALAGAAMGFGYAAWNVGILHGNIAVLAVASYFIPLFSSALAAVMLSAPLAAGYWNGAGMVCVGSLLCWRATRS, from the coding sequence ATGACAAGGAACCGGGCGACGTTGATAGGCCTGACGGCGGTGGTGCTATGGAGCACCATCGTGGCGTTGATACGCGGCGTGGCCGAGGCCATGGGGCCGGCGGGCGGCGCCGCGATGATTTATACGGTGGGCTTCATCCTGCTTTGCACCACCATGGGTTTCCCGCGGCCGCGCGCTTTCCCACGCGCCTATCTATATGTGGGCGGCGTATTGTTCGTTGCCTACGAGTTGTGCCTGGCCCTTTCCCTGGGTTATGCTACGAGCAGCCGCCAGGCCATCGAAGTAAGCCTGGTCAATTACCTGTGGCCAAGCTTGACGATCCTGTTCGCCGTTGTATTCAACAAGCATAAAGCCAGCGCGCTGATCATCCCCGGTGTGCTGCTGGCTTTCATCGGCGTGTGGTGGGCGCAGGGCGGCGCACAAGGACTGGGCCTCGCCGGCACGCTCGCCAATGTCCGCGGCAACCCGCTCAGTTATGGCCTGGCCTTCGCGGGCGCGCTGATATGGGCGGCGTATTGCACGGCGACGGCCAGGATGGCCAATGGGAAGAACGGCGCGACGCTGTTCTTCGGGCTTACCGCGCTGGCGTTCTGGATCAAGTACCTGGGCGGCGCCGATACGGCCATGCACCTGGACGTCAGCGTCGCGGTGCAAATCGCGCTGGCCGGCGCCGCCATGGGCTTCGGCTATGCCGCCTGGAACGTCGGCATCCTGCACGGGAACATCGCAGTGCTGGCCGTGGCGTCCTACTTCATTCCGCTTTTCTCTTCGGCGCTGGCGGCTGTCATGCTCTCCGCGCCGCTGGCCGCGGGGTACTGGAATGGCGCGGGCATGGTGTGCGTGGGATCGCTGCTGTGCTGGCGGGCGACGCGATCATGA
- a CDS encoding DoxX family protein codes for MNLSLLARKFAFSPLPMARDLYAIPLRLIVGFGFMQHGWAKLARGPDDFIHILHAMGMPLATLAGWATIIVELLGGLLIMLGAFIPVATVPMAAVLIVAIVSVHLPNGFSSIKLQSFGPHGAHFGQPGYETDLLYLAGLAALCVGGAGFLSVDGWMRRKLAHRPG; via the coding sequence ATGAACCTGTCCTTGCTCGCCCGCAAATTCGCCTTTTCCCCCTTGCCCATGGCCCGCGATCTTTATGCGATTCCACTGCGGCTGATCGTCGGGTTCGGATTCATGCAGCATGGCTGGGCCAAGCTGGCGCGCGGACCGGACGACTTCATACACATACTGCACGCGATGGGCATGCCGCTGGCGACGCTCGCGGGATGGGCCACCATCATCGTGGAACTGCTGGGTGGCCTGCTGATCATGCTGGGCGCATTCATTCCCGTGGCGACCGTCCCCATGGCGGCCGTCCTGATCGTCGCCATCGTCAGCGTGCACCTGCCCAATGGATTCAGCTCGATCAAGCTGCAATCGTTCGGCCCCCATGGCGCGCATTTTGGCCAACCGGGCTACGAAACCGACCTCCTCTATCTGGCCGGACTCGCCGCCTTGTGCGTCGGCGGCGCGGGCTTTCTTTCCGTGGACGGCTGGATGCGGCGCAAGCTGGCGCACCGACCGGGTTGA
- a CDS encoding DUF1634 domain-containing protein: MTAPTSSAPRQETLLGWLLRLGTWAACLLVAGGALAGLPALSGYPACAAIAALDLSRIGIAVLILLPIARVALMLALFLKERDYAHMAIAGLVLAIIAAGYFAAR, from the coding sequence ATGACGGCGCCCACCTCCAGCGCACCACGCCAGGAAACGCTGCTGGGATGGCTGCTGCGCCTGGGCACGTGGGCGGCTTGCCTGCTGGTGGCGGGCGGCGCCTTGGCCGGCCTGCCCGCGCTGTCCGGCTATCCGGCATGCGCGGCGATCGCCGCCCTGGACCTGTCCCGCATCGGCATCGCCGTGTTGATTCTGCTTCCCATTGCGCGCGTCGCGTTGATGCTCGCCCTGTTCCTGAAGGAGCGCGACTACGCGCACATGGCGATCGCCGGCCTGGTGCTCGCCATCATTGCCGCGGGGTACTTCGCCGCCCGATGA
- a CDS encoding sulfite exporter TauE/SafE family protein yields the protein MIGSEFHWLFLAAFCASAFGGALGMASGIFIVPILTLLFGLDIRVAIGASIVSVIACSCASAAPLLRARLPNVRLAIVLESATTLGALSGVWLVGSIPTAWLYALFALILAISSRQMLARRTVVLSAGPVGTRGLADRLRLHGSYSDPASGHSTPYRVDRVPLGLGLMYGAGMISALLGIGSGVLKIPAMDGALRLPLKVSSATSNFMIGVTAAASAAAYFARGDIDMAIAPPVMLGSVVGAWAGAHAIVKVPGDKLRIAFIAVLMLLAVCMLLAAAGVTLPGAAG from the coding sequence ATGATCGGCTCGGAATTTCACTGGCTCTTCCTGGCGGCATTCTGTGCCAGCGCGTTCGGCGGCGCGCTGGGCATGGCCAGCGGCATTTTCATCGTTCCCATCCTGACGCTGCTGTTCGGCCTGGATATCCGCGTGGCGATCGGCGCCAGCATCGTTTCCGTGATCGCGTGCTCCTGCGCCAGCGCGGCGCCATTGCTGCGGGCGCGCCTGCCCAATGTGCGGCTGGCCATCGTCCTGGAAAGCGCCACGACCCTGGGCGCCTTATCCGGGGTATGGCTGGTGGGGTCCATCCCGACGGCCTGGCTGTATGCGCTGTTCGCGCTGATCCTGGCGATATCGTCGCGGCAGATGCTGGCCCGGCGCACCGTGGTCCTTTCCGCCGGGCCGGTGGGCACGCGCGGGCTGGCCGACCGCCTGCGCCTGCACGGCAGCTATAGCGACCCGGCCTCCGGGCACAGCACGCCGTACCGCGTGGACCGCGTGCCGCTGGGCCTGGGCCTGATGTACGGCGCCGGCATGATCTCAGCGCTGCTGGGCATCGGCAGCGGCGTGCTGAAGATTCCCGCCATGGACGGCGCCCTGCGGCTGCCGCTGAAGGTCTCGTCCGCAACCTCCAACTTCATGATCGGCGTGACGGCCGCCGCCAGCGCCGCCGCCTATTTCGCCCGCGGCGACATCGACATGGCCATCGCCCCACCCGTCATGCTGGGATCGGTGGTCGGCGCCTGGGCCGGCGCCCATGCCATCGTCAAGGTGCCGGGCGACAAACTGCGCATCGCCTTTATCGCGGTGCTGATGCTGCTGGCGGTCTGCATGCTGCTCGCCGCCGCGGGCGTAACGCTGCCCGGGGCTGCCGGATGA
- a CDS encoding GntR family transcriptional regulator, whose translation MENLPHGTPLYAQVEVALAADIAAGELAAGTQLPSEDALISRFAVSRTTVRKAVENLVARGLVEIRRGKGTFVTDARIQQQLTELSGFVEDMLALGRHPTARVLGKRIVPATDAVAEQLALSAGTEVYRIERVRLADGVPLSLDETYLPLAIGEKIVRHDLEAEPIFALLEDKYDLPLVEARYQLEATVADRRVAQALDVAVGAPIFLIERTSYCAGPRPIDYEKLYYRGDLIRFSTLLRRRPRG comes from the coding sequence ATGGAAAACCTGCCCCACGGCACGCCCCTCTACGCCCAGGTCGAAGTCGCCCTGGCCGCCGATATCGCCGCGGGTGAGCTCGCCGCCGGCACCCAGCTGCCCTCGGAAGACGCGCTCATTTCCCGTTTCGCCGTCAGCAGGACGACCGTACGCAAGGCGGTGGAAAACCTGGTCGCGCGCGGCCTGGTGGAAATCCGCCGGGGCAAGGGTACCTTCGTCACCGATGCCCGCATCCAGCAGCAGTTGACCGAGCTCAGCGGTTTCGTGGAAGACATGCTGGCATTGGGACGCCACCCCACCGCGCGGGTATTGGGCAAGCGCATCGTGCCGGCCACCGACGCCGTGGCCGAACAACTGGCCCTGTCCGCCGGCACGGAGGTCTACCGCATCGAGCGCGTGCGGCTGGCCGACGGCGTCCCGCTGTCCCTGGACGAGACCTACCTGCCCCTGGCCATCGGCGAAAAAATCGTCCGCCACGATCTGGAAGCCGAGCCGATCTTCGCCTTGCTGGAAGACAAATACGACCTGCCGCTGGTCGAAGCCCGCTATCAGCTCGAAGCCACGGTGGCCGACAGGCGTGTCGCCCAGGCCCTGGACGTTGCCGTCGGGGCGCCCATCTTCCTGATCGAACGCACGTCGTATTGCGCGGGGCCCCGGCCCATCGACTACGAGAAGCTGTATTACCGCGGCGACCTGATCCGGTTTTCGACACTGCTGCGCCGCCGCCCGCGCGGCTGA
- the tam gene encoding trans-aconitate 2-methyltransferase: MAQDKWSSKQYLMFENERTRPVRDLLSAVPTAEARQVIDLGCGPGNSTEVLAQRFPSARVSGLDSSADMIAAARKRMPEVHFEVADIHAWKAPSTYDVILSNAVFQWVPGHETLFPALVANLAEGGSLAIQMPDTMEERPHRMMRELAADGPWADKLSDVSQARTALRPAQWYYELLAPHCRRVDIWRTTYYHVLKEGPVAIVEWFKGSALRPFLDPLDEDERRTYLARYTALVEQTHPPLADGSVLLPFPRLFIVATR; encoded by the coding sequence ATGGCCCAGGACAAGTGGTCTTCCAAGCAATACCTGATGTTCGAGAATGAGCGCACCCGCCCCGTGCGTGATCTGCTTTCCGCCGTGCCGACGGCCGAGGCGCGCCAGGTCATCGACCTGGGCTGCGGTCCAGGCAATTCCACCGAAGTGCTGGCGCAGCGCTTTCCGTCCGCCCGGGTCTCCGGGCTGGACAGCTCGGCCGACATGATCGCCGCCGCCCGCAAGCGCATGCCCGAGGTGCATTTCGAGGTGGCGGACATCCATGCCTGGAAGGCCCCGTCGACTTACGACGTCATCCTGTCCAACGCTGTGTTCCAGTGGGTGCCGGGCCACGAAACGCTGTTTCCCGCGTTGGTGGCGAACCTGGCCGAAGGCGGCAGCCTGGCCATCCAGATGCCCGACACGATGGAGGAAAGGCCGCATCGCATGATGCGGGAGCTGGCGGCGGACGGCCCCTGGGCCGACAAACTCAGCGACGTAAGCCAGGCGCGTACCGCGCTGCGGCCGGCGCAATGGTATTACGAGCTGCTGGCCCCGCACTGCCGCCGCGTGGATATCTGGCGCACCACCTATTACCACGTGCTGAAGGAAGGGCCTGTGGCCATCGTCGAATGGTTCAAGGGCAGCGCGCTGCGGCCCTTCCTGGACCCGCTGGACGAGGACGAAAGGCGAACCTACCTGGCCCGCTACACCGCGCTGGTCGAGCAGACGCACCCCCCCTTGGCCGACGGTTCCGTCCTGCTGCCCTTTCCACGCCTTTTCATCGTCGCGACACGTTGA
- a CDS encoding cupin domain-containing protein → MEVIKGLLGDIDLAAGLRALLPRQGCIEVQRDAPGKEHPTHSHPTDETLIIVDGALTVYANGVDYVCRKGDVIDLPAGTVHGSTASSEGAIYLIAFERLAPSIKERAGQYCGAW, encoded by the coding sequence ATGGAAGTGATCAAGGGATTGCTTGGCGACATCGATCTGGCGGCCGGCCTGCGGGCGCTGCTGCCGCGGCAGGGCTGCATCGAGGTGCAACGCGACGCCCCCGGCAAGGAACACCCCACGCACAGCCACCCCACCGACGAAACGTTGATCATCGTGGACGGCGCGTTGACGGTTTACGCCAACGGCGTCGACTACGTGTGCAGGAAGGGAGATGTCATCGACCTGCCGGCGGGCACCGTGCACGGGTCCACGGCGTCGTCGGAAGGCGCGATCTACCTGATCGCCTTCGAACGGCTGGCGCCGTCCATCAAGGAACGCGCCGGCCAGTATTGCGGCGCCTGGTAG
- a CDS encoding YqcI/YcgG family protein, with the protein MNDYLSRSQVQQRHTGGTWQAILFQELASTLNSDTRAFPCIFGVAGYRADQLRYLFLDEDDIEGLARNLRAYVAASRSYGPNTSLVVFFRPRPLLPLEAYRAKFWALLGRLASLDDVEWPADIPAELDSPHWEFCFAGEPIFVVCNTPAHVQRQSRRSSSFMITFQPRWVFDNILGTQRSRNASVAKVRDRLATYDMIPPSGDLGAYGDPSNREYKQYFLGDDNRPATGCPFHAMRAADLASETEI; encoded by the coding sequence GTGAATGACTATCTAAGCCGTTCCCAAGTCCAGCAACGCCACACCGGTGGCACATGGCAAGCCATTCTTTTCCAGGAACTGGCCAGCACGCTCAACAGCGATACGCGGGCCTTTCCCTGCATCTTCGGCGTCGCGGGATATCGCGCCGACCAGCTGCGCTATCTTTTCCTCGATGAAGACGACATCGAAGGACTGGCGCGTAACCTGCGCGCCTATGTCGCCGCGTCGCGCAGCTACGGCCCCAACACATCGCTGGTCGTGTTTTTCCGCCCCCGCCCGCTGCTGCCGCTGGAGGCCTATCGCGCCAAGTTCTGGGCCCTGCTCGGCCGCCTGGCCTCGCTGGACGACGTGGAATGGCCGGCCGATATCCCGGCCGAACTGGATTCGCCGCATTGGGAGTTCTGCTTTGCCGGCGAACCGATTTTCGTCGTATGCAATACGCCGGCCCACGTCCAGCGGCAAAGCCGGCGCTCCAGCTCTTTCATGATCACCTTCCAGCCGCGCTGGGTCTTCGACAATATCCTGGGCACGCAGCGTTCGCGCAATGCCAGCGTCGCGAAGGTGCGGGACCGCTTGGCCACCTATGACATGATTCCGCCGTCGGGGGACCTTGGCGCCTACGGCGATCCCTCGAACCGGGAATACAAGCAGTACTTCCTAGGCGACGACAACCGGCCCGCCACGGGTTGCCCGTTCCACGCCATGCGCGCTGCCGACCTGGCATCCGAAACCGAAATCTGA
- a CDS encoding MFS transporter: MSKAASLSPPSLPLGSDRPTARAYASWILIALAYSIAFMQRLAPQSMLNELSASFSIDGAGLGMLASGYFYGYLAMQIPAGILVDTLGVRRVLLGSLLVSLTGTACFALAPTVAAAFAARLVVACGDALVFTAMLKLVALKFKQSRFGLMSGLSQVSGYLGGVIATTPLAYAVSELGWRECFAIVACAVAVNLGASALVFPRTDQAPMSPKELLPRLGQTLRLFRSRLRNAGSWGCAVVFASHFASVTTLSGVWGLPMVRDTLSISKDQASTCILAFLVSNVAGSILLGHLSDRVRNVRRALLWNCLLRAAILLTLLPALLASLGYVYAIACFSVLGFVAGGTVPLVLKAVRKLYSTEMIGIGASFNTTLAGITAALVQPLIGSLLAASATGSPGHLSYTAQGYTGFVLFMAAVSALGCIGAAAMRMTQQA; the protein is encoded by the coding sequence ATGAGCAAGGCCGCCTCGCTTTCCCCGCCATCGCTGCCGCTGGGCAGCGACCGGCCCACCGCACGCGCGTACGCATCCTGGATCCTGATCGCGCTGGCCTATTCCATTGCGTTCATGCAGCGGCTCGCGCCGCAATCCATGCTGAACGAATTGTCGGCGTCGTTTTCCATCGACGGCGCGGGCCTGGGCATGCTGGCCTCCGGCTATTTCTACGGCTATCTGGCCATGCAGATTCCGGCGGGCATCCTGGTCGATACGCTGGGTGTGCGGCGCGTCCTGCTCGGCAGCCTGCTGGTGTCGCTGACCGGCACGGCCTGTTTCGCCCTCGCGCCCACCGTCGCCGCCGCCTTCGCCGCGCGCCTGGTGGTGGCCTGCGGGGATGCGCTGGTCTTCACCGCGATGCTGAAACTGGTCGCCCTGAAATTCAAGCAAAGCCGCTTCGGCCTGATGTCGGGCTTGTCGCAGGTATCCGGCTATCTCGGCGGGGTGATCGCCACCACTCCGCTGGCCTACGCCGTATCGGAACTGGGATGGCGCGAATGCTTCGCCATCGTCGCCTGCGCCGTCGCCGTCAACCTGGGGGCCTCCGCGCTGGTATTCCCCCGAACGGACCAGGCCCCGATGTCGCCGAAAGAACTATTGCCCCGGCTCGGACAGACGCTGCGCCTGTTCCGCAGCCGCCTGCGCAATGCCGGCAGCTGGGGATGCGCCGTCGTTTTCGCGTCGCACTTCGCCTCCGTCACTACTCTATCTGGCGTATGGGGCTTGCCCATGGTCCGGGATACGCTCTCGATCAGCAAGGACCAGGCAAGCACTTGCATCCTGGCATTCCTGGTGAGCAACGTGGCCGGCTCCATCCTGCTCGGCCATTTGTCGGACCGCGTCCGCAACGTGCGACGCGCGCTGCTGTGGAATTGCCTGCTGCGCGCTGCGATCCTGCTTACCTTGCTTCCGGCATTGCTGGCATCGCTAGGCTATGTATACGCCATCGCGTGCTTCAGCGTCCTGGGCTTTGTGGCCGGCGGCACCGTACCGCTGGTATTGAAAGCGGTAAGAAAGCTGTACTCCACCGAAATGATCGGCATCGGAGCATCCTTCAACACCACGCTGGCTGGCATTACGGCCGCGTTGGTGCAGCCGCTTATCGGATCCCTGCTGGCCGCCTCGGCCACGGGCAGCCCCGGCCACTTGTCCTACACGGCGCAGGGCTATACCGGATTCGTTCTCTTCATGGCGGCCGTCTCGGCCCTGGGCTGTATCGGCGCGGCGGCGATGCGCATGACGCAACAAGCTTAG
- a CDS encoding helix-turn-helix domain-containing protein, translated as MQAPVIAVIAFDRISAFHLSVPCAVFGTYGGVPGAPRFALKVCSSEGGTLATTTSGFAVVTTPSLDITQTADVVVVPSWRDPKEIPPAALVDAIAAASARGARVVGLCLGAYVLAAAGILDGRRATTHFAWADHFASQYPRIKVEPSVLYVDDGNVTTSAGTAAGIDCCLHIVRGLYGAKVADFAARRLVVPPHRHGAQAQLPPQPFSTEGAGFRLAELLDWLRGTIVEKHTADSLAERLAMSRRTFNRRFLSLTGCSLSEWLLAERLRLAQKLLETTELPLEVIAGRAGLGSGSSLRQHFSRNFQISPSAYRRQFKRQA; from the coding sequence ATGCAAGCGCCCGTCATCGCAGTAATCGCCTTCGACAGGATCAGCGCGTTTCACCTGTCGGTGCCGTGCGCGGTATTCGGCACGTACGGCGGGGTACCGGGGGCGCCGCGGTTTGCGCTGAAGGTGTGCTCCTCCGAAGGCGGCACCTTGGCCACCACCACATCGGGATTTGCGGTGGTGACCACCCCCTCGCTGGATATCACCCAGACGGCGGACGTGGTGGTGGTGCCCAGCTGGCGCGATCCCAAGGAAATCCCCCCGGCTGCCCTGGTCGATGCGATCGCGGCGGCCAGCGCGCGCGGCGCGCGGGTCGTGGGGCTGTGCCTGGGCGCCTACGTGCTGGCGGCCGCCGGCATCCTGGACGGCCGCCGCGCCACCACGCATTTCGCCTGGGCGGACCACTTCGCCAGCCAGTATCCCCGCATCAAGGTCGAACCCTCCGTGCTGTATGTGGACGACGGCAATGTGACGACCTCCGCCGGCACGGCGGCCGGCATCGACTGCTGCCTGCACATCGTGCGGGGGCTCTACGGCGCCAAGGTGGCGGATTTCGCCGCGCGGCGGCTGGTGGTGCCGCCGCATCGCCATGGCGCACAGGCGCAACTGCCGCCGCAGCCGTTTTCCACGGAAGGCGCCGGGTTTCGCCTGGCCGAACTGCTGGACTGGCTGCGTGGAACCATCGTGGAAAAACACACGGCCGACAGCCTGGCGGAACGCCTGGCCATGAGCCGCCGCACCTTCAACCGCCGTTTCCTGTCCTTGACGGGATGCAGCCTGAGCGAATGGCTGCTGGCCGAGCGGCTGCGGCTGGCGCAGAAGCTGCTGGAAACCACGGAGCTTCCGCTGGAAGTCATCGCCGGACGGGCGGGTCTGGGCAGCGGATCGTCACTGCGCCAGCACTTTTCCCGCAACTTCCAGATATCGCCTTCCGCCTACCGCCGGCAGTTCAAGCGGCAGGCCTGA